The Myxococcota bacterium genome has a segment encoding these proteins:
- a CDS encoding DUF4215 domain-containing protein has product MSGAGVAHRVARAALVAGCAALAAAAAPRVARAGAFIDATEQFPDRITHPSGYTGSGGVLTVDVCIDPTSANAAQMVVPVQNLVKTYNERVMPFGTVFLNFNNGVPGGTIDFESVALHEVGHCLGLAHANLASEGGFPDPSDPDSDYAKAGDGANDVWDLAPGADGRIASRDDVRGDDVGLLYFDKATNDPFRLSAAVVDATTYSRQAADLPVGSTFAATATRFNGASFAVGSTEAVMNQGTYYDEEQRLLTADDVSALRYAMSGLDEAEGTSDDYDLQLVYGGFGTGCDIVLDFDASKTDFAVCGVTTQRIGNLASQHYRITNADVYFHPTSVAWYFNAESCGNGALEGAETCDDGNTMHGDGCDQRCRVETGYACAGAPSVCAPVCGNGDVQGPTEACDDGGTAAGDGCDALCQVEPGWTCGGEPSICGAAACGDGLVAGVEACDDGGASPGDGCDATCQLEPGWVCGGAPSSCGAAECGDGWVAGLEACDDGGSTPGDGCDATCQIEPGYRCSGPPSTCTAPQVPALGAPQRALLALALGALGFVALAVRGRRRTA; this is encoded by the coding sequence GTGAGCGGCGCCGGGGTCGCGCATCGCGTCGCGCGCGCCGCGCTCGTCGCCGGCTGCGCGGCGCTGGCCGCCGCGGCCGCGCCGCGCGTCGCGCGCGCGGGCGCCTTCATCGACGCGACGGAGCAGTTCCCCGATCGCATCACGCATCCGAGCGGCTACACGGGCTCGGGTGGCGTGCTCACCGTCGACGTGTGCATCGACCCGACGAGCGCGAACGCGGCGCAGATGGTCGTGCCCGTGCAGAACCTCGTGAAGACGTACAACGAGCGCGTGATGCCGTTCGGGACGGTCTTCCTCAACTTCAACAACGGCGTGCCGGGCGGGACGATCGACTTCGAATCGGTCGCGCTCCACGAGGTCGGCCACTGCCTCGGGCTCGCGCACGCGAACCTCGCGAGCGAGGGCGGCTTCCCGGACCCCTCCGATCCCGATTCGGACTACGCGAAGGCGGGCGACGGCGCGAACGACGTGTGGGACCTCGCGCCGGGCGCGGACGGGCGCATCGCGTCGCGCGACGACGTGCGCGGCGACGACGTCGGCCTCCTCTACTTCGACAAGGCGACGAACGATCCGTTCCGCCTGTCGGCGGCGGTCGTCGACGCGACGACCTACTCGCGCCAGGCGGCCGACCTCCCCGTCGGCAGCACGTTCGCGGCGACGGCGACGCGCTTCAACGGCGCGTCGTTCGCGGTCGGCAGCACCGAGGCCGTGATGAACCAGGGCACCTACTACGACGAGGAGCAGCGGCTGCTGACGGCCGACGACGTCTCCGCGCTCCGCTATGCGATGAGCGGCCTCGACGAGGCCGAGGGCACGTCCGACGACTACGACCTGCAGCTCGTGTACGGCGGCTTCGGGACGGGCTGCGACATCGTGCTCGACTTCGACGCCTCGAAGACCGACTTCGCCGTGTGCGGCGTGACGACGCAGCGGATCGGCAACCTCGCGAGCCAGCACTACCGCATCACGAACGCCGACGTGTACTTCCACCCGACGAGCGTCGCCTGGTACTTCAACGCGGAGTCGTGCGGGAACGGCGCGCTCGAGGGCGCCGAGACGTGCGACGACGGCAACACGATGCACGGCGACGGCTGCGACCAGCGGTGTCGCGTCGAGACGGGCTACGCGTGCGCGGGCGCGCCCTCGGTCTGTGCGCCCGTGTGCGGCAACGGCGACGTGCAGGGCCCGACGGAAGCGTGCGACGACGGCGGGACGGCTGCGGGCGACGGCTGCGACGCGCTCTGCCAGGTGGAGCCGGGCTGGACGTGCGGCGGCGAGCCGTCGATCTGCGGCGCTGCGGCGTGCGGCGACGGCCTCGTCGCGGGCGTCGAGGCGTGCGACGACGGCGGCGCGTCGCCGGGCGACGGCTGCGATGCGACCTGCCAGCTCGAGCCCGGCTGGGTGTGCGGCGGAGCGCCGTCGAGCTGCGGCGCGGCCGAGTGCGGCGACGGCTGGGTCGCGGGCCTCGAGGCGTGCGACGACGGCGGGTCGACGCCGGGCGACGGCTGCGACGCGACCTGCCAGATCGAGCCGGGATACCGCTGCAGCGGTCCGCCGTCGACGTGCACGGCGCCGCAGGTGCCCGCGCTCGGGGCACCGCAGCGCGCACTGCTCGCGCTCGCGCTCGGCGCGCTCGGCTTCGTCGCGCTCGCCGTCCGCGGCCGCCGCCGCACCGCCTAG
- the asnS gene encoding asparagine--tRNA ligase gives MAGEGAAERASSVRSILEGERAGDRVLVRGWLRTARHAKNVSFLELSDGSCMAGLQAVASPDLEEYESCVRALSTGCAVEVEGRVVASPGAKQSVELHATRVVLVGGVDDDYPLQKKRHGFEFLRTIAHLRPRTNTIGAVLRVRNAAAAAIHEFFQERGFLWLHSPIITLSDAEGAGELFRVTTLDDAAPPRDAAGRVDYAQDFFGAKAFLTVSGQLEAEIGALAMSRVYTFGPTFRSENSNTTRHLAEFWMVEPEVAFCELPALADLAEAFLKHVLARTLERCADDFDFFDERIQKGVVAMLQHVVASPFARVSYGDAVELLLAAKRDFEFPVRWGIDLQSEHERYLAEEHFGAPVVVTDYPKDIKAFYMFQNDDDRTVAAMDVLVPGVGEIIGGSQREHRFERLARRMDELGLSREEYDWYLELRRFGSAPHAGFGLGFERLVQYATGMANIRDVHPFPRVPGSAKF, from the coding sequence ATGGCGGGCGAGGGCGCGGCGGAGCGTGCGAGCTCCGTTCGATCCATCCTCGAAGGCGAGCGCGCGGGCGATCGGGTGCTCGTGCGCGGCTGGCTGCGCACGGCGCGCCACGCGAAGAACGTCTCGTTCCTCGAGCTGTCGGACGGGTCGTGCATGGCCGGGCTGCAGGCGGTCGCGTCGCCCGACCTCGAGGAGTACGAGAGCTGCGTGCGCGCACTCTCGACGGGCTGCGCGGTCGAGGTCGAAGGGCGCGTCGTCGCCTCGCCCGGGGCGAAGCAGAGCGTCGAGCTGCACGCGACGCGCGTCGTGCTCGTCGGCGGCGTCGACGACGACTACCCGCTGCAGAAGAAGCGCCACGGGTTCGAGTTCCTGCGGACGATCGCGCACCTGCGCCCGCGCACGAACACGATCGGCGCCGTGCTGCGCGTGCGCAACGCGGCGGCGGCGGCGATCCACGAGTTCTTCCAGGAGCGCGGCTTCCTGTGGTTGCACTCGCCGATCATCACGCTCTCGGACGCCGAGGGCGCGGGCGAGCTGTTCCGCGTGACGACGCTCGACGACGCGGCGCCGCCGCGCGACGCCGCGGGCCGCGTCGACTACGCGCAGGACTTCTTCGGCGCGAAGGCGTTCCTCACCGTGTCGGGGCAGCTCGAGGCCGAGATCGGCGCGCTCGCGATGTCGCGTGTCTACACGTTCGGCCCGACGTTCCGCAGCGAGAACTCGAACACGACGCGCCACCTGGCGGAGTTCTGGATGGTCGAGCCGGAGGTCGCGTTCTGCGAGCTGCCCGCGCTCGCGGACCTCGCGGAGGCCTTCCTCAAGCACGTGCTCGCGCGCACGCTCGAGCGCTGCGCCGACGACTTCGACTTCTTCGACGAGCGCATCCAGAAGGGCGTGGTCGCGATGCTGCAGCACGTCGTCGCGAGCCCGTTCGCGCGCGTCTCGTACGGCGACGCGGTCGAGCTCTTGCTCGCGGCGAAGCGCGACTTCGAGTTCCCCGTGCGCTGGGGGATCGACCTGCAGAGCGAGCACGAGCGCTACCTGGCCGAGGAGCACTTCGGCGCGCCCGTGGTCGTCACCGACTATCCGAAGGACATCAAGGCCTTCTACATGTTCCAGAACGACGACGACCGGACGGTGGCGGCGATGGACGTGCTCGTCCCGGGCGTCGGCGAGATCATCGGGGGCTCGCAGCGCGAGCACCGCTTCGAGCGGCTCGCGCGCCGCATGGACGAGCTCGGCCTCTCGCGCGAGGAGTACGACTGGTACCTCGAGCTGCGCCGCTTCGGCAGCGCGCCGCACGCGGGCTTCGGCCTCGGCTTCGAGCGGCTCGTGCAGTACGCGACCGGCATGGCGAACATCCGCGACGTCCACCCGTTCCCGCGCGTGCCGGGCTCCGCGAAGTTCTGA
- a CDS encoding nuclear transport factor 2 family protein, with amino-acid sequence MPPLDRFAAYAAAFERFVASRDGAVLEPFFTEGAVYETIGGPPFEGVAEGRDAVIAALAGSLDGFDRRFATRELATLDGPRADGDRVWFRWRATYSKPGLPDLAIEGEETATFEGERIARLEDRFTDASVKEATAYLGAHAAALFGD; translated from the coding sequence ATGCCGCCGCTCGACCGCTTCGCCGCCTACGCCGCCGCCTTCGAGCGCTTCGTCGCGAGCCGCGACGGCGCCGTGCTCGAGCCGTTCTTCACCGAGGGCGCGGTCTACGAGACGATCGGCGGCCCGCCGTTCGAGGGCGTCGCCGAGGGGCGCGACGCCGTGATCGCCGCGCTCGCAGGCTCGCTCGACGGCTTCGATCGCCGCTTCGCGACGCGCGAGCTCGCGACGCTCGACGGTCCGCGCGCCGACGGCGACCGCGTCTGGTTCCGCTGGCGCGCGACGTACTCGAAGCCCGGCCTGCCCGACCTCGCGATCGAGGGCGAGGAGACGGCGACCTTCGAGGGCGAGCGCATCGCCCGTCTCGAGGACCGCTTCACGGACGCGTCGGTGAAGGAGGCGACCGCCTACCTCGGCGCGCACGCCGCCGCGCTCTTCGGCGACTGA
- a CDS encoding glycosyltransferase — translation MLDRRARPRVSVLLPVRDAAATLGACLRSVARQTEPDLECIVVDDASRDASRDVAHRAARADARFRVVDGPGRGIAAALEAGLAHCRADVVARMDADDWMHRDRLRAQCDALDADASLDGVGCHVRIFPRGALADGRLRYERWLASLRTPDDVARDAFVECPLAHPTWALRRATFERFPYRDVPFPEDYDLLLRALGAGARLGVVPRRLVGWRDGPARLSRTDARYAIAAFTECKAWHLARGFLAGGDDYVLWGHGATGRALARALARHGKHPSAIVELHPRRIGREIAGAPVVPPEALGPGGALEARARAGALRLVASVAGARPRAEIRAALARLGLRDGADFVCAA, via the coding sequence ATGCTAGACCGGCGCGCGCGGCCGCGGGTCTCCGTTCTGCTCCCGGTGCGCGACGCCGCCGCGACGCTCGGCGCGTGCCTGCGCAGCGTCGCGCGCCAGACCGAGCCCGACCTCGAGTGCATCGTCGTCGACGACGCCTCGCGCGACGCGAGCCGCGACGTCGCGCACCGCGCGGCGCGCGCCGACGCGCGCTTCCGGGTCGTCGACGGCCCCGGGCGCGGCATCGCGGCCGCGCTCGAAGCGGGCCTCGCCCACTGCCGCGCCGACGTCGTGGCGCGCATGGACGCCGACGACTGGATGCACCGCGACCGCCTGCGCGCGCAGTGCGACGCGCTCGACGCCGACGCCTCGCTCGACGGCGTCGGCTGCCACGTGCGCATCTTCCCGCGCGGCGCGCTCGCCGACGGGCGCCTCCGCTACGAGCGCTGGCTCGCCTCGCTGCGCACGCCCGACGACGTCGCGCGCGACGCGTTCGTCGAGTGTCCGCTCGCGCACCCGACGTGGGCGCTGCGGCGCGCGACCTTCGAGCGCTTCCCCTACCGCGACGTCCCCTTCCCCGAGGACTACGACCTGCTGCTGCGCGCGCTCGGCGCGGGCGCGCGGCTCGGCGTCGTGCCGCGACGGCTCGTCGGCTGGCGCGACGGGCCGGCGCGCCTCTCGCGCACGGACGCTCGTTATGCGATCGCGGCGTTCACCGAGTGCAAGGCCTGGCACCTCGCGCGCGGCTTCCTCGCCGGCGGCGACGACTACGTGCTGTGGGGCCATGGCGCGACCGGACGCGCACTCGCGCGCGCGCTCGCGCGGCACGGCAAGCATCCGAGCGCCATCGTCGAGCTCCACCCGCGCCGCATCGGGCGCGAGATCGCGGGCGCCCCCGTCGTGCCGCCCGAGGCACTCGGGCCCGGCGGCGCGCTCGAGGCGCGCGCGCGCGCCGGCGCGCTGCGGCTCGTCGCCTCCGTCGCGGGCGCGCGCCCGCGCGCCGAGATCCGCGCCGCGCTCGCGCGGCTCGGCCTGCGCGACGGCGCGGACTTCGTCTGCGCGGCCTGA
- a CDS encoding LLM class flavin-dependent oxidoreductase translates to MHEAPVRFGVFLAPFHPDDENPTEQIHRDLALVAELERLGYDEAWIGEHHSAGFEIIGSPELFIAHAAAITQRIRLGTGVVSLPYHHPFMVADRISQLDHQTRGRVMLGCGPGQLPTDAFMLGIDVATQRRRMLEALEVIEPLLRGERVTRKTDWFEVRDAQLQLPPFQHPRVEMAVASAISPSGARAAGTHGTGLLSLAASGPEGFEQLPKHWQVCEEKAREHGRTVDRAGWRVVVPMHIAPTREQARADMEHGTLRLGRYMERLGGAPPPYLSSTDAMLDEWTQRGLVVFGRLVLGTPDDAVAVVRALQEKSGGFGTLLLLGHNCADPAATLRSYELIARYVMPAVNGSNRNRAASLDWAHANAGTFIPAMLGGIQGAIEQHEKERAERGGAGTAWVGGGGA, encoded by the coding sequence ATGCACGAGGCCCCCGTCCGATTCGGCGTCTTCCTGGCGCCCTTCCATCCCGACGACGAGAACCCGACCGAGCAGATCCACCGCGACCTCGCGCTCGTCGCCGAGCTCGAACGGCTCGGCTACGACGAGGCGTGGATCGGCGAGCACCACTCGGCGGGCTTCGAGATCATCGGCTCGCCCGAGCTCTTCATCGCGCACGCGGCCGCGATCACGCAGCGCATCCGGCTCGGCACCGGTGTCGTCTCGCTCCCCTACCACCATCCCTTCATGGTGGCGGATCGCATCTCGCAGCTCGACCACCAGACGCGCGGCCGCGTGATGCTCGGCTGCGGGCCCGGGCAGCTCCCGACCGACGCGTTCATGCTCGGCATCGACGTGGCGACGCAGCGGCGGCGCATGCTCGAGGCGCTCGAGGTGATCGAGCCGCTGCTGCGCGGCGAGCGCGTGACGCGCAAGACGGACTGGTTCGAGGTGCGCGACGCGCAGCTCCAGCTGCCGCCCTTCCAGCACCCGCGCGTCGAGATGGCGGTCGCGTCGGCGATCTCGCCGTCGGGCGCGCGCGCGGCCGGCACCCACGGGACGGGCCTGCTCTCGCTCGCGGCGAGCGGGCCGGAGGGCTTCGAGCAGCTGCCGAAGCACTGGCAGGTGTGCGAGGAGAAGGCGCGCGAGCACGGGCGGACGGTCGACCGCGCGGGCTGGCGCGTCGTCGTGCCCATGCACATCGCGCCGACGCGCGAGCAGGCGCGCGCCGACATGGAGCACGGCACGCTGCGCCTCGGCCGCTACATGGAGCGGCTCGGCGGCGCGCCGCCGCCGTACCTGTCGTCGACGGACGCGATGCTCGACGAGTGGACCCAGCGCGGGCTCGTCGTCTTCGGCCGGCTCGTGCTCGGGACGCCCGACGACGCCGTCGCGGTCGTGCGCGCGCTGCAGGAGAAGTCGGGCGGCTTCGGCACGCTGCTGCTGCTCGGCCACAACTGCGCCGACCCGGCCGCGACGCTCCGCAGCTACGAGCTGATCGCGCGCTACGTGATGCCGGCCGTGAACGGGTCCAACCGCAACCGCGCGGCGAGCCTCGACTGGGCGCACGCGAACGCGGGCACCTTCATCCCCGCGATGCTAGGTGGCATCCAGGGCGCGATCGAGCAGCACGAGAAGGAGCGCGCCGAACGCGGCGGCGCGGGCACCGCATGGGTGGGCGGCGGCGGGGCGTAG
- a CDS encoding nuclear transport factor 2 family protein, with the protein MSDGAFSRDEVERAFEHTLTLQAREDWATFAETFTRDAVYEECEFGRMVGRDAILEWLLPAMEPCKGWTYPERWRSIEGNRISYGWYNRLPGRRADGSWYEFMGTSCKVYAGDGRFSYHEDVYNMKACIAVIKEWSAAQKR; encoded by the coding sequence ATGAGCGACGGAGCCTTCTCGCGCGACGAGGTCGAGCGCGCCTTCGAGCACACCCTCACGCTGCAGGCGCGCGAGGACTGGGCGACGTTCGCCGAGACGTTCACGCGCGACGCGGTCTACGAGGAGTGCGAGTTCGGCCGCATGGTCGGCCGCGACGCGATCCTCGAGTGGCTGCTGCCCGCGATGGAGCCGTGCAAGGGCTGGACGTATCCCGAGCGCTGGCGCTCGATCGAGGGCAACCGCATCTCCTACGGCTGGTACAACCGCCTTCCCGGTCGTCGCGCCGACGGCAGCTGGTACGAGTTCATGGGGACGTCGTGCAAGGTGTACGCCGGCGACGGTCGCTTCTCGTACCACGAGGACGTCTACAACATGAAGGCGTGCATCGCGGTCATCAAGGAATGGTCGGCGGCACAGAAGCGGTGA
- a CDS encoding DUF1214 domain-containing protein encodes MGDRPRDDVDAYALLASGEAWDAFCDALKERGKDLLRPTAPKSPVDLAEGHRYLAQMVRSAFELVLEAGDPARPWLFTSLHETMKIGWDNPDNIHTNARLSPEYTYRLSGTRGEAAILSIAIYGGSYAGGGGSTEGFVYADDLEIAPDGSFEVVLSAKPHDGNWIRLTPRAKTMMIRQTFTDRRRQAPARLRIERIDEGAPPPGPLTPEHVVGALRRSAAYIRGTNQIFFDWSDLWKTKPNTFWESDAEAAAAQQGIPGQFYASGYWSIADDEAIVFDVEPPACRYWAIVLSNYWGQSFDYRYHPVDVNMERAVYRADGSARFVVAHEDPRLPGVNWLSTEGHGEGVWTLRYLHADRHPLPTPRVVKHADLARHA; translated from the coding sequence ATGGGCGACCGGCCTCGCGACGACGTCGACGCGTACGCGCTGCTCGCCTCGGGCGAGGCGTGGGACGCGTTCTGCGACGCGCTCAAGGAGCGCGGCAAGGACCTCCTCCGCCCGACGGCGCCGAAGTCGCCGGTCGACCTCGCCGAGGGGCATCGCTACCTCGCGCAGATGGTGCGCTCGGCGTTCGAGCTCGTCCTCGAGGCCGGCGACCCGGCGCGCCCGTGGCTCTTCACGTCCTTGCACGAGACGATGAAGATCGGCTGGGACAACCCGGACAACATCCACACGAACGCGCGGCTCTCGCCCGAGTACACGTACCGGCTGTCGGGAACGCGCGGCGAGGCCGCCATCCTGTCGATCGCGATCTACGGCGGGTCGTACGCCGGCGGCGGCGGGAGCACCGAGGGCTTCGTCTACGCCGACGATCTCGAGATCGCGCCGGACGGGAGCTTCGAGGTCGTGCTGTCGGCGAAGCCGCACGACGGCAACTGGATCCGCCTCACGCCGCGCGCGAAGACGATGATGATCCGCCAGACGTTCACCGACCGACGGCGCCAGGCGCCCGCGCGGCTTCGCATCGAGCGCATCGACGAGGGCGCGCCGCCGCCCGGGCCGCTCACGCCCGAGCACGTCGTCGGCGCGCTGCGGCGCTCGGCCGCCTACATCCGCGGCACGAACCAGATCTTCTTCGACTGGTCCGACCTGTGGAAGACGAAGCCCAACACGTTCTGGGAGAGCGACGCCGAGGCCGCGGCCGCGCAGCAGGGCATCCCCGGGCAGTTCTACGCGAGCGGCTACTGGAGCATCGCCGACGACGAGGCGATCGTGTTCGACGTCGAGCCGCCGGCGTGTCGCTACTGGGCGATCGTGCTGAGCAACTACTGGGGCCAGTCGTTCGACTACCGCTATCACCCCGTCGACGTGAACATGGAGCGCGCGGTGTACCGCGCGGACGGGAGCGCGCGCTTCGTCGTCGCGCACGAGGACCCGCGGCTCCCGGGCGTGAACTGGCTCTCGACGGAGGGGCACGGCGAGGGCGTCTGGACGCTCCGCTACCTGCATGCCGACCGGCACCCGCTCCCGACGCCGCGCGTCGTGAAGCACGCCGATCTCGCCCGTCACGCCTGA
- a CDS encoding CehA/McbA family metallohydrolase, producing MRAGGRRTGGGARRAAARAVAAALACAVAQLAACGDAPGDGAPERADGAEAASGARDAAPSGRAPADSDLSPTARPETEAELRADLEAARHPGDGGGRAWLVSLERIPAPAPGVPGADGPAPAAPIRAASIPASGRARIRIAYEVGPHGIAPGGALYVQSSPFWDWEPAQADVPALGGYATAETAADGVALEPHTYGGGLVAFVVRGRALAAGARVDVALGAGPSGIAVDRYAERESRVWLQVDADGDGTRGVVASSPAIAVHAGPPAILVVRAPTTAHPGDEVDVHVALLDAQGNAAPVFEGSAEIAFEPQTVLALPERAAIAPDAGGAVRLAARTVGAGVARLRARARLADGRELESAAEPLVVVPGAPRVLWADLHGHSAFSDGTGTPEDYFRYARDVAALDVAALTDHDHWGMRFLDASPDLWQRIRAAVADANEPGRFVALLGYEWTSWLYGHRHVLHFADDGPLLSSLDAERRTETPEQLWSALRGLPALTFAHHSAGGPIATAWSHAPDPVLEPVTEIVSVHGSSEAPDSPRPIYAPADGNWVRDALARGYALGFVGSGDSHDGHPGLAQIASPGRTNGVAAIFAEERTREAVLAALRARRTYATNGPRLFLRATLDGVYEMGERVAASDAPTHALAIRVAAQAPIAFVDVVRNGEIAMRLDGEGALDWSRAGDVPRLRPGETLYVRVVQENDGAAWSSPFFGPLDAPDADE from the coding sequence GTGCGCGCAGGAGGGCGACGAACGGGCGGCGGCGCGCGGCGGGCCGCCGCGCGCGCGGTCGCGGCCGCGCTCGCGTGCGCCGTCGCGCAGCTCGCGGCGTGCGGCGACGCGCCGGGCGACGGCGCCCCGGAACGCGCGGACGGCGCCGAGGCGGCGTCCGGCGCGCGCGATGCCGCACCGTCCGGCCGCGCGCCCGCCGACTCCGACCTCTCGCCGACCGCCCGCCCCGAGACCGAGGCCGAGCTCCGCGCAGACCTCGAAGCGGCGCGCCACCCGGGCGACGGCGGCGGCCGCGCCTGGCTCGTCTCGCTCGAGCGCATCCCCGCGCCCGCACCGGGCGTGCCCGGCGCGGACGGCCCCGCTCCCGCCGCGCCGATCCGCGCCGCCTCGATCCCCGCGTCGGGACGCGCGCGCATCCGCATCGCCTACGAGGTCGGGCCGCACGGCATCGCCCCGGGCGGCGCGCTCTACGTGCAGTCGTCGCCGTTCTGGGATTGGGAGCCCGCGCAGGCCGACGTCCCGGCGCTCGGCGGCTACGCGACCGCCGAGACCGCCGCCGACGGCGTCGCGCTCGAGCCGCACACGTACGGCGGCGGGCTCGTCGCGTTCGTCGTGCGCGGGCGCGCGCTCGCGGCCGGCGCGCGCGTCGACGTCGCGCTCGGCGCGGGCCCGAGCGGCATCGCCGTCGATCGCTATGCGGAGCGCGAATCGCGCGTGTGGCTGCAGGTCGACGCCGACGGCGACGGCACGCGCGGCGTCGTGGCGAGCTCGCCCGCGATCGCCGTGCACGCGGGCCCGCCCGCCATCCTCGTCGTGCGCGCGCCGACGACGGCGCACCCGGGCGACGAGGTCGACGTCCACGTCGCGCTGCTCGACGCGCAAGGCAATGCCGCGCCGGTGTTCGAGGGGAGCGCGGAGATCGCGTTCGAGCCGCAGACGGTGCTCGCGCTGCCCGAGCGCGCGGCGATCGCGCCCGACGCGGGCGGCGCGGTGCGGCTCGCGGCGCGCACCGTCGGCGCGGGCGTCGCGCGGCTGCGCGCGCGGGCGCGGCTCGCCGACGGGCGCGAGCTCGAGAGCGCGGCCGAGCCGCTCGTCGTGGTGCCGGGCGCGCCGCGCGTGCTGTGGGCCGACCTGCACGGCCACTCCGCGTTCTCCGACGGAACCGGAACGCCCGAGGACTACTTCCGCTATGCGCGCGACGTCGCCGCGCTCGACGTCGCCGCGCTCACCGACCACGACCACTGGGGCATGCGCTTCCTCGACGCGAGCCCCGACCTCTGGCAGCGCATCCGCGCCGCGGTCGCGGACGCGAACGAGCCCGGGCGCTTCGTCGCGCTGCTCGGCTACGAGTGGACGAGCTGGCTCTACGGCCATCGCCACGTGCTGCACTTCGCCGACGACGGCCCGCTGCTCTCGAGCCTCGATGCCGAGCGGCGCACCGAGACGCCCGAGCAGCTGTGGAGCGCGCTGCGCGGTCTGCCGGCGCTCACGTTCGCGCACCACTCGGCGGGCGGGCCGATCGCGACCGCGTGGAGCCACGCGCCCGACCCCGTGCTCGAGCCCGTCACCGAGATCGTCTCCGTGCACGGGAGCAGCGAGGCGCCCGACTCGCCGCGCCCGATCTACGCGCCGGCCGACGGCAACTGGGTGCGCGACGCGCTCGCGCGCGGCTACGCGCTCGGCTTCGTCGGGAGCGGCGACAGCCACGACGGGCACCCCGGCCTCGCACAGATCGCGTCGCCCGGCCGCACGAACGGCGTGGCCGCGATCTTCGCGGAGGAGCGCACGCGCGAAGCGGTGCTCGCCGCGCTGCGCGCGCGGCGCACCTACGCGACGAACGGGCCGCGCCTCTTCCTGCGCGCGACGCTCGACGGGGTGTACGAGATGGGCGAGCGCGTCGCCGCGAGCGACGCGCCGACGCACGCTCTCGCGATCCGCGTCGCCGCGCAGGCGCCCATCGCCTTCGTCGACGTCGTGCGCAACGGCGAGATCGCGATGCGCCTCGACGGCGAGGGCGCGCTCGACTGGTCGCGCGCGGGCGACGTGCCGCGGCTGCGACCCGGCGAGACGCTCTACGTGCGCGTCGTCCAGGAGAACGACGGCGCCGCCTGGTCGAGCCCGTTCTTCGGGCCGCTCGACGCGCCCGACGCCGACGAGTGA